A part of Desulfofundulus salinus genomic DNA contains:
- a CDS encoding DNA adenine methylase: protein MVVYETYHAQAKEESPRPPVKWAGGKSQLIPQFEPLFPKREYSLYVEPFVGGGAVFFHLLPPRAVLIDSNDELINFYLVVRDDLEALLQDLRRHENTAEYYYRIRALDPGQLTPVERASRFLYLNKTGYNGLWRVNSRGQHNVPFGRYKNPKIVDEPNLRLVSVALKRAEIICGDFSRILDCTAPGAFVYLDPPYHPLSETANFTSYTPDAFGEDDQRRLAEVFRELDRRGCLVMLSNSDTPFIRELYKNYDIQVVYAKRAINCRADKRGPIAELVIRNYS, encoded by the coding sequence ATGGTTGTGTACGAGACATACCATGCACAGGCAAAGGAAGAAAGTCCCAGACCCCCCGTCAAGTGGGCAGGGGGGAAATCCCAGCTTATACCCCAGTTCGAACCGTTGTTTCCTAAAAGAGAGTACAGCCTCTACGTTGAGCCTTTTGTTGGCGGCGGGGCGGTTTTCTTCCACCTGTTACCCCCCAGGGCGGTGTTAATAGACAGCAATGATGAGTTAATCAATTTCTACCTGGTTGTGCGGGACGACCTGGAGGCCCTTCTACAGGACCTGAGAAGGCACGAAAATACTGCGGAATACTACTACCGCATCCGTGCCCTTGATCCCGGTCAGCTAACTCCCGTGGAGCGGGCCTCAAGATTTCTCTACCTGAACAAGACTGGTTATAACGGGTTATGGCGTGTAAACAGCCGGGGGCAACACAACGTACCCTTCGGGCGCTACAAGAACCCCAAAATAGTGGATGAGCCGAACCTCCGCCTGGTAAGCGTGGCTTTGAAAAGGGCGGAGATAATCTGCGGCGACTTCAGCCGGATTCTGGACTGCACAGCTCCGGGAGCTTTCGTTTACCTGGACCCGCCCTACCATCCGCTTTCGGAAACAGCCAATTTCACCAGCTATACTCCCGATGCATTTGGAGAAGACGACCAGCGGCGCCTGGCGGAGGTGTTTCGGGAACTGGACCGGAGGGGTTGCCTGGTCATGTTGAGCAATTCTGATACGCCTTTCATACGCGAGCTTTATAAAAACTATGATATACAGGTGGTTTACGCGAAAAGAGCCATTAACTGCCGGGCCGATAAGCGGGGACCGATAGCGGAACTGGTTATCCGTAACTATAGTTAA
- a CDS encoding tyrosine-type recombinase/integrase, with translation MLDGFILHLKSRNCSFKTVTAYTGVLHSFMRWLEDTTGFPFDLASVTPLDVADYRRYLLNKNRKPATINLHLDALSSYFSWAASSGVISSDPTKGIKRVPEQRGAPRWLTRQELGTLMRAVQKYGIPRDRALLAILLHTGLRISEAVSLHVEDVVIRERSGWVTVREGKGGKRREVPLNVTVRRIIQEWLVVHPGGDWLFPGRKGHMTVRAGEKILERYARLAGVEVTPHQLRHTFCKMLVDAGESLDRVAVLAGHSNLNTTARYTRPGMQDLEKAVEKLSWE, from the coding sequence GTGCTAGATGGGTTTATCTTGCACTTGAAGAGCCGGAATTGTTCTTTCAAAACCGTGACTGCATATACTGGGGTCTTGCACAGCTTTATGAGATGGCTGGAGGATACAACCGGATTTCCATTTGACTTGGCTTCCGTCACACCGCTGGATGTGGCTGACTACCGCCGGTACCTGCTAAACAAGAATCGCAAGCCAGCCACAATAAACCTTCACCTGGATGCCCTGTCATCTTATTTTTCGTGGGCTGCGTCCAGTGGCGTGATCTCTTCCGACCCGACGAAGGGTATTAAGAGGGTGCCGGAGCAGCGTGGAGCTCCCAGGTGGCTCACGAGGCAGGAATTGGGAACGCTGATGAGAGCGGTACAGAAGTACGGCATTCCCAGGGACCGGGCGCTGCTGGCAATTCTACTACACACCGGCCTGCGGATTTCCGAGGCGGTGTCACTGCATGTGGAAGACGTGGTAATCCGGGAGCGTTCAGGCTGGGTGACGGTCCGGGAGGGCAAGGGTGGAAAACGTAGGGAAGTGCCGTTGAACGTTACGGTCCGAAGAATAATTCAGGAGTGGCTGGTTGTCCATCCCGGCGGCGACTGGCTCTTTCCCGGTCGAAAAGGACACATGACTGTCCGGGCCGGAGAAAAGATATTGGAGAGATACGCCCGGCTGGCGGGGGTGGAGGTTACACCTCACCAGTTGCGGCACACCTTCTGCAAGATGCTGGTGGATGCCGGGGAGTCCCTGGACCGGGTGGCAGTTTTAGCGGGCCACTCTAATTTGAACACCACGGCCAGGTACACCAGGCCGGGGATGCAGGATTTGGAAAAAGCTGTGGAGAAGCTTTCGTGGGAATAA
- a CDS encoding phosphoglucomutase/phosphomannomutase family protein, whose amino-acid sequence MATKISFGTDGWRGILARDFTFDNVALVTRAVADYLHVHHLAGRGVVVGYDNRFLSEQLAATVAGVFTGRGIPVYLTERATPTPVTAFAIKERRAGGAVMLTASHNPPEYNGFKFIPEYAGPALPHITREIEDNIHRLQAAGEHEGGPAEPSGDAAQKIDPRPAYFQHITKLVDLDAIRKARLRIIVDPMYGAGIGYLEDILGGEGIEVEAIHNRRDPLFGGSLPEPTGKSLGELRSLVLEHNAHLGLALDGDADRFGIIDRDGTYIAPNLFLPLLYYHLLQTRGERGPVARTVATTHLLDRLARAFDQEVYETPVGFKYIGQHLLEKNCLLGGEESGGLSIRGHIPEKDGILAGLLAAEMVAARGKSLTDLASEVWSRFGRLYSERLDVHTSAEEKERIQGLLKNFYPPEIGGLKVERRIAVDGTKLVLENGAWVLVRASGTEPLFRIYVEANTEDELRRLQQAARSMLGL is encoded by the coding sequence TTGGCAACCAAAATTTCCTTCGGTACCGACGGCTGGCGGGGCATTTTGGCCCGGGATTTCACCTTTGATAATGTGGCTCTGGTGACCCGGGCGGTGGCCGATTACCTCCACGTCCACCACCTGGCCGGGCGGGGTGTAGTGGTCGGGTACGACAACCGTTTCCTGTCGGAACAACTGGCCGCCACCGTGGCCGGTGTTTTCACCGGGCGGGGTATTCCCGTCTATCTTACCGAAAGGGCCACTCCCACCCCCGTTACTGCCTTTGCCATAAAGGAGCGCCGGGCCGGGGGGGCCGTAATGCTGACGGCCAGTCACAACCCGCCCGAATATAACGGTTTTAAGTTTATCCCCGAGTATGCCGGGCCGGCCCTGCCCCATATTACCCGGGAGATTGAAGATAATATTCACCGCCTGCAGGCGGCCGGGGAACACGAAGGCGGGCCGGCTGAACCTTCCGGGGACGCTGCTCAAAAGATCGACCCCCGGCCTGCTTACTTCCAGCACATCACAAAGCTCGTTGATCTTGACGCCATAAGAAAGGCCCGTTTAAGGATTATCGTGGATCCCATGTACGGGGCGGGTATCGGTTACCTGGAAGATATTCTGGGTGGTGAGGGTATCGAGGTGGAAGCAATCCATAACCGGCGGGATCCCCTTTTCGGCGGTAGCCTCCCCGAGCCAACCGGAAAGTCCCTGGGGGAGCTGCGCTCCCTGGTCCTGGAGCATAATGCCCATCTGGGCCTGGCCCTGGACGGTGATGCTGACCGTTTCGGCATCATTGACCGGGACGGCACCTATATCGCACCCAACCTGTTCCTGCCCCTGCTGTACTACCACCTGCTCCAGACCCGGGGTGAACGGGGGCCGGTGGCCCGTACGGTGGCCACCACCCATTTGCTGGACCGCCTGGCCCGTGCTTTTGATCAAGAAGTTTACGAGACGCCCGTTGGCTTTAAGTACATCGGCCAGCACCTGCTGGAAAAGAATTGTCTTTTAGGGGGCGAGGAAAGCGGTGGACTGTCCATTCGCGGGCACATTCCGGAAAAAGACGGTATCCTGGCCGGGCTTCTGGCTGCGGAAATGGTGGCTGCCCGCGGCAAAAGCCTGACCGACCTGGCCTCCGAGGTGTGGTCCCGCTTTGGCCGCCTGTACAGCGAGCGGCTGGACGTACATACATCGGCGGAAGAAAAGGAAAGGATCCAGGGGTTGTTGAAGAATTTCTATCCTCCGGAAATTGGCGGCTTGAAGGTGGAGCGGCGCATCGCCGTGGATGGGACCAAGCTGGTGCTGGAAAACGGCGCCTGGGTGCTGGTGCGGGCTTCAGGCACCGAGCCCCTTTTCCGTATTTACGTGGAGGCCAATACTGAAGATGAGCTGCGCCGGCTCCAGCAGGCCGCGCGGAGCATGCTGGGGCTGTAA
- a CDS encoding DUF421 domain-containing protein, with amino-acid sequence MNPYLEILIRGVGAFVAVLVVTRVVGKTQVGQLTVADFVNAIVIGSIAASLVTDLKENGWYYAFGLLLFGLLTVISEYASLKNRPLRKLIEGEPTVIIHNGKILEDNMKKLIYNMDDLMVQLREKNVFNIADVEFAVAEPNGGLSVLLKSHKQPLTPSDMQIPTKYQGIPSELIVDGVVIQQNLKQNNLTEDWLYRELEKQGVKSVKDVMYASLDSEGKLYVDKKEDTMQHVTDITDKLPGKMPQ; translated from the coding sequence ATGAATCCTTATTTGGAAATTCTCATCCGGGGTGTGGGGGCCTTTGTGGCGGTGCTTGTGGTTACCCGGGTGGTGGGTAAAACCCAGGTGGGCCAGCTTACGGTAGCGGACTTTGTAAATGCCATTGTCATCGGCTCCATTGCCGCTTCCCTGGTAACGGATTTAAAGGAAAACGGCTGGTATTATGCCTTTGGCCTGCTGCTTTTTGGCCTTTTGACGGTTATTTCGGAGTATGCCTCTTTAAAAAACCGCCCCCTGCGCAAGTTAATTGAAGGCGAGCCTACTGTGATCATCCATAACGGCAAGATCCTGGAAGATAATATGAAAAAGTTAATTTATAATATGGATGACCTCATGGTGCAGCTGAGGGAAAAAAATGTGTTCAATATAGCCGATGTGGAGTTTGCCGTTGCCGAGCCAAACGGTGGGCTAAGCGTGCTGTTGAAAAGCCACAAGCAACCTCTTACTCCCAGTGATATGCAGATACCTACCAAATATCAGGGCATTCCTTCGGAGTTGATTGTGGATGGTGTAGTAATCCAGCAAAACCTGAAGCAAAACAACCTCACCGAGGACTGGCTCTACCGGGAACTGGAAAAGCAGGGCGTCAAATCGGTCAAGGATGTCATGTACGCCAGCCTGGATTCGGAAGGCAAATTGTATGTGGATAAAAAAGAGGATACCATGCAGCATGTTACAGATATTACCGACAAACTTCCCGGCAAAATGCCCCAGTAG
- a CDS encoding YvrJ family protein — translation MGFPIVVTAYLLVRIETRLENLAASIAGLAQAVNALRK, via the coding sequence ATCGGCTTTCCCATTGTGGTCACCGCCTACCTGCTGGTGCGCATTGAAACCAGGCTGGAGAACCTGGCCGCCAGCATCGCCGGGCTTGCCCAGGCGGTGAACGCCCTGCGGAAGTAG
- a CDS encoding PD-(D/E)XK nuclease superfamily protein: MGRLSPGGKGTKTGAVWEQVIRPVLDIHYSGRFQTHVTVGNQLFGSAYQADFVVQDDTGGIIVSAKWQQIRGTVEQKLLYDIASLISIIRNSDEYRKAYVVLGGTGFSEKARSFLLQNKHREIFADGHLVEVLSLEDFLARANKGEL, translated from the coding sequence GTGGGGAGATTGTCACCGGGCGGGAAAGGAACCAAAACAGGGGCCGTTTGGGAACAGGTTATCAGGCCGGTTCTTGATATACACTATTCGGGGCGGTTTCAAACCCATGTGACAGTAGGAAATCAACTTTTTGGATCTGCCTACCAGGCTGATTTTGTCGTTCAGGACGATACCGGTGGAATCATAGTCAGTGCAAAATGGCAACAGATTCGTGGGACGGTAGAACAAAAACTTCTGTATGATATAGCAAGCCTTATTTCCATTATTCGAAATTCGGACGAGTATCGCAAGGCTTATGTAGTTCTTGGTGGAACCGGCTTTTCCGAAAAGGCGCGCAGCTTTTTGCTGCAAAATAAGCACCGTGAGATTTTTGCTGATGGTCACCTGGTGGAAGTTTTATCCCTGGAAGATTTTCTTGCCCGTGCCAACAAGGGGGAGCTGTAA